ggggacaacatgaaaacagggggacaacatgaaaacagggggacagcatgaaaacagggtgcagcatgaaaacagggggacaacatgaaaacagggtgcagcatgaaaacagggggacagcatgaaaacagggggacagcatgaaaacagggggacagcatgaaaacagggttcagcatgaaaacagggggacagtatgaaaacagggggacagcatgaaaacaggggggcagcatgaaaacaggggggcagcatgaaaacagggtgcagcatgaaaacagggggacagcatgaaaacagggtgcagcatgaaaacagggggacagcatgaaaacagggtgcagcatgaaaacagggggacagcatgaaaacagggtgcagcatgaaaacagggggacagcatgaaaacaaggtgcagcatgaaaacagggtgcagcatgaaaacagggtgcggcatgaaaacagggggacagcatgaaaacagggtgcagcatgaaaacagggggacagcatgaaaacagggtgccgcatgaaaacagggtgcggcatgaaaacagggtgcggcatgaaaacagggtgcggcatgaaaacagggtgcggcatgaaaacagggggacagcatgaaaacagggggagAGCATGAAAACAGCGTGCAGCATGAAAACGgggacagcatgaaaacagggtgcagcatgaaaacagggggacagtttgaaaacagggggacagtatgaaaacagggggacagcatgaaaacaggggggcagcatgaaaacaggggggcagcatgaaaacagggtgcagcatgaaaacagggggacagcatgaaaacagggtgcagcatgaaaacagggggacagcatgaaaacagggtgcagcatgaaaacagggggacagcatgaaaacagggtgcagcatgaaaacagggggacagcatgaaaacagggtgcagcatgaaaacaggtggacagcatgaaaacagggtgcagcatgaaaacagggggacagaatgaaaacagggggacaacatgaaaacagggggacaacatgaaaacagggggacaacatgaaaacagggggacaacataaaaacagggggacagcatgaaaacagggtgcagcatgaaaacagggggacaacatgaaaacaaggtgcagcatgaaaacagggtgcagcatgaaaacagcgTGTAGCATGAAAACAGCGTgtagcatgaaaacagggggacagcatgaaaacagggtgcagcatgaaaacagggggacaacatgaaaacagggtgcagcatgaaaacagggtgcagcatgaaaacagcgtgtagcatgaaaacagggggacagcatgaaaacagggtgcagcatgaaaacagggggacaacatgaaaacagggtgcagcatgaaaacagggtgcagcatgaaaacagggggacagcatgaaaacagggtgcagcatgaaaacagggggacagcatgaaaacagggtgcagcatgaaaacagggggacagaatgaaaacagggggacaacatgaaaacagggggacaacatgaaaacagggggacaacatgaaaacagggtgcagcatgaaaacagggggacaacatgaaaacagggtgcagcatgaaaacagggtgcagcatgaaaacagcgtgtagcatgaaaacagggggacagcatgaaaacagggtgcagcatgaaaacagggggacaacatgaaaacagggtgcagcatgaaaacagggtgcagcatgaaaacagcgtgtagcatgaaaacagggggacagcatgaaaacagggtgcagcatgaaaacacggggacaacatgaaaacagggtgcagcatgaaaagagggtgcagcatgaaaacagggggacagcatgaaaacagggtgcagcatgaaaacagggggacagcatgaaaacagggtgcagcatgaaaacagggggacagaatgaaaacagggggacaacatgaaaacagggggacaacatgaaaacagggtgcagcatgaaaacagggggacagcatgaaaacagggggacagcatgaaaacagggtgcagcatgaaaacagggggacagcatgaaaacagcatgtagcatgaaaacagggtgcagcatgaaaacagggtgcagcatgGAAACAGGGTGTAGCATGGTTTCCAAACAAAGAACAGCAAATCACGCAACTGAAACAAACTGTGCTTCAACATAGGATCAGTTTAAAGGTGTAACATTTAGGTTATGGCTTTTGTGAGTTTATTACGTTTTTgctcaaaaaatattttggtgAAATTATACATCAGAGCTTCTCATCATTTCTATATCAATGTTTGTTGGACAGTAGAACAAGGCTAGTTTGACTTGTTTTGAGAGGTTGCacagaaaaaaaccttttcactCAGAAAAATATGGCAGCAGAATTTGGATTTGCAAAGCTGCGTCTGATTATGCTACAGGACTCCTGTAACCATGTTCTGTTtcagacagaagaaaaaattGAGATATTTGGCCACATTGCAAAACACCAAATTTGGAAAAAGCCAAATACAGAACATAAGCATAAATACCTCTTACCAACAGTCAacggtggtggaggggtgatgatttggACTCGTTTTTGAAGCCACAAGCTTTTATTTAATCACAGGTAGGAATCCGTCCGACAGGCAAAatttgccacaaaaaaaaacactgaaaaagtcGTAAAGCAAATGACTGCTTCCAGTTCTAGTTTTTAAAAGGTTATTGTACAAGTTTGAATTAAGGGGTCTACAAAATTTTCATACAGGCTTTCTATTTTGGCTTCAGATCTATAGATCTGGATTTAAATAATCTTAGAACCTGTTAAAGACCAGATCATAAAGGGTGCCTTTTTCTTTCCCAATTTCTGCATGTAGAAATGTAGATTTAGGCTCATTTGCTGGTGTACAGCAAGTACAACAGTAGTTACTGATATTGGACAGATGTCGCAGGTTCCACTCACCTGCAGCCTTCAGATCCATCTCTGCCATGTCTTTGGTGAGCTCGCTCGTGCTCGCTGCAACCGTCCCCTCCCCTGCGATGTCAGGCACTGCGTTCCTGCGGCCTGTGCGATCACAGTTGATGAAATCTGAGTACGACGTCTCCAcgtccatcatctgtccatGACCAGCGCTCTCATTACACCTGTGAGAGGGAGACATGTTAGGGCTGCTGCAGAGTGGTCATAAGATGCAAACAAAGCCCCTGTGGTCTTCTTATATTGATCACAGAAGGACTTTTCTACTTGTCATGTGGACTACTACTTTAGCAAAACTGAGCAGACAAATAATTACTGGTTGGAGTGATGATGCTGAGCTACAGTATTTAGGAGAAAACTCAGGATCTGCAGGGTAAGAGAGAAGGTCAGCTAAGAATGAATCAATAAGAAAAAAGGACAGAAAATGTTAATCATTGTCCTTCTCCTTTCTGCACAGATACTAGTGGAAGCACTGACATCTTTCCTAACTGTTTGACCTAATTACCAAAGGATAAAGGGCTGTCACTTCTttagtccagcccctctcacaGAGTCCATTTGTCTCTCCTAAAGGTACTTACGCAGCGTTTAAAAAGGAGGAGTGGATAAAGCTCCAGTCAATATGGAAATCCGGAGTAAAAGAGCTTTGACAACAAGCTGAGGTGGCCCcagagaaggaaaataaaataaagggaaccTATTAGCAATTCATTCCTCATCTGTTTCCTGTTTTCATCTAGGTCATGAATCCTGCCAAGCATGAAAACTTTTTCCTCAAAGAGAAAGGACAAACAGTAACCTGCTGCAGAGagaaaagcagcaacagaaagtgtctgtgtgtttaaagagaaaaacatggtCAAACCACTCACATTGGAGATGTCGTCACAGCTGCTCCGTATTCCCTAAAAGTCCCCTCGTAAGTTTGCACAGGGAACTATGGATGTGAGGCGTTACTGTCAGACACTTCCTCTTTATTACAGCCGCAGTTACAGCTGAGCTATGAACGCTAAATAAAATGAGGAAGAAAGGAATAAAAAGGAGGTGACAGAGATGACATCATGCTGACACACTCTTCTTCAACTCTTTCACTGAAATTCccattttaaaagaaaccagTGTTTTTACGGTCACACCTACAGTATTTATGTGcagtctgttaaaaaaaaaactaagcttTGGAGGTCAGTCTGTGAGCGTTCAGCAGCCGATACCGTTTGAGTAACTGGGGGAGGCTCTGTAGGTAACAGAGTGTTAACTCTGGAAATGTCACAGAGTTGTGGACGGCTGGCATTTTCCCCCAGTGCTCCTACAAATACACAAGAGCCACTTTGTATTCCCGGCTGCTGATGGTGGTATGATCCACAGATAATACTGTGATCTTAAAAAAACAGGCAGTATGATCTTTACTGAGCCAAAACACAATGGGAGGCTCTCACTGAAAAGCCTCGTCCACGACCTGAGGGGGTCAAACAGATGAAGCTATAACCATTATACTGCTGTGGTTTTCAAAATGACTAGTTATCCTCCAGAAATGAGAAGGGGACAATTTTCCCTTGATTGGATCTGATCAGtgatcagcaggtcaaacatTGAAAACTTGAAtttcttctcttatttattgaatacatcagcaacttggAACTACTTCTGGTCTAGAAATGCCTCAACAGCATGCATTTGATGccctttttttaatattaaaaaaacataccaGTTAAATGGTCAGACATGATCTTTAAAAATCCTGAACTTTCTGTATAATTCAACAGCACAAGCCAGGAAAATCCTAAATTGCATGTCAAAACATTTCAGAATACATTGCTACAATTATGTTAGGTAGATCTCCATGTTCCCATCTGACGCCTTTTCTACCCACCACATTTAACATGGCTGCAGGGCAAAGAAAATGATGAACGTGGGGGAATAAACTTTATTTCCATCTCATCAAACCAGTGGCACACGTAAAACTGTACAATCTATTTGGGAACATgctttttaatttctaaatgcaTACAGCAATTATTGGTGAGCCAAGACTCATGCACAACACATAGCAAATATCCAACTGTAATAATCTCTGATGTGACACCACTCCTGGGCCCAAGACTAATGGAACGCAGTATTATACCGTCTTCCTGCACCACAGATCTCTACAGAAACACCTTTAAGAATATTACAGACAGAGGACCAAACATTCACTGAAAGACATGTCTTCATGATTTTTGTTCCGTTTCCTGCAACATAAAATGCCTCTACAACAATACTTAGAGTGTAAGTGTGTAAAGGTTTCACAGAGAGATTTATGACGAGAAACATTGACTCCTGCAGTGCTTTGTTGCACTGGTGCGTCTCCACTTGCCCGGTTGTTAAGTGGATTATTGGACTCTCATCTAATTGcaatttgtttgtttaattagttGGCTTGCCTGCACATGTGGATCAATTGCAACCCCAAGATCATTAACAGGTTTCCATGGAAGAAgcatgatgatgatggtgatgatgatcCATCTTCAGCATGCAGTTACTCTTTTCTCTGTTTGAGTGCTTGGACTCAGCCGTGATAGATGCACCTTAACAGTGTTGTGTTACAGggcaaaaacagattttatttccagttttcATGAAGGTAACTGTAATGATGAAGATGTTTTTGTGTCTTGCTCCTTACCTGGTTGTTATTGTTCTTATGGTTCACCTGCtgctattaaaataatgttttgtcaAAGTAAATCAGGAAGTCTCatgaaatttactttttaaaggaATTAAAAACTTGTAATATCCAGATGTTTCATTGCTAAACATAAAAactattaatatttaatcaaatgtGCACCCTTTCCCTCTTGCCAATAATGGATTTAATGTTGCAGGTCTAGTCAAACATCTAAACAAacgacaaacatttaaaaacaatatgttcTCGTTATATGTTAAACGGAGCCTTCACATTTATGTCTAGCTACATTTTATATACCATGTCCAATTAGGTGTAAAGCCCCTGGGAGTATACAGGGAGAAACAACAGCTGCAACTGGAAACTCCACCACACGGCAAATGTCACCAGTGTAGGTTTCCACACACAATAATAACCCAACCCTCAAAGGTAAACTCAGTGCAGCTCAGCCTATTGGCTGATCCCACCTCACCCTCCCTCTCTTACACACATCTCCTTCCTGCCCTTAACTACATATGTTCCAAAACTGGAATCATTCCAGGAAAACCCCAATTTCAAAAGGTCAGGTATATCCTGTAGTATGGAAATGAGAAGTCAGTCTTCATGGCTGCTCAAATTCTAGTCTAGGGCCAGTCAGCGGGATCAAGGTATACCAAGATTTTATACAAGATAACCACAAACATTTACTGTCATATTGTTCCTTTATTTAAAGTCCTGTCAAGACACCAGAGAAACCTGTAGTTAAAGTTGTCTGCAGTTGTTTGGagtgctgcccctcccccaTTGATACCTGTGCACTGCCAGTGAGCTAGCTGAAAGGCAGCAGCAATATTTCCGgtcatgaaaaacacaaacgTGTATAGCATGGCAACTAAAGGAGTGCCACCTATCACTCCTATTAGGGTAAAACCGGTTTGAACTCTGCTATTAACtctgtttactttttctttaacatagaaagtgcTGCAGGATCAAagcttttgttcttttttgataTCCCCAATCTGTCAATCTCAAACCCCCAATATCGGACTAAGCAGGGCTCCGCTGGAGgtctcttcctgttaaaagggcatcgatcctttccactgtcgctacatgctttTTCAACATGCTGCAAAGTTGTTGAAAGTCATTGACTTGATGTAATCAACTGCCCAATATCCCCACATGCTTGTTCAGGAGAAGGCATATTAATATAAATCAATGACTCAATGTTTTTTACCAACTCTCATGATTAACTAAACTTGACTGCACTAGCTTACAACTGGGATTGAATCGGAATGTGTGTGGTTGAATTTGAATCTTGATTATGTTTCTGTACAAAAGCCATGACTGTCTTGCAAAACTCCACATTTGCTGTGAACTGGTATTTATAGACAGAAAGGTATGAATTAAGCAGCAAAATATAGTAGTTGCTTTTTCAGTGGGCTGAGCGGCAAAAAGGTATAAACTGAGcaataaacactttaaaacaaatacaaaattcagCTATTTTGCGTTATACATTTTTTGGCTTTAGAGTATCAAGAGAAgtctaaattaaaataaatctatggCATAGATTACATAACTACTACTGTAGGCCAAACTAGGTGAGATATTACTGTTAGAAgaaaactgtaatattagtatgTTGTTATTATTGGCTGAATATTTGGCTTAAACACTCTTTGTTTTGAATGATGTTACTGAATGAAAAAGTCAAAGTTTCTATTATCTGTAAGTCTTCTATTTCCAGTACCcgtaaagtgtttaaaataaagtcagaggaaaaaacagatgtgaagtTATGTGAAACAAAACTATTTTCCATATGTTGAGACAtgtctgtggttcattcaggctgcatgagagcgagagagagcaaCACTTTCAGTACATAGCAAGAAGGCTGATCAGAGTACAAcagttgttcttgtttttaatccttttaaGGTTTCAACCCCATCTGTCatagaacatgctggatttggacaTGTTAGCGGTTGTTTGAAACAAAAGTTTGGATATAGGGAATACACACAAAGATGCTGTTTTTGTGATGCTAGCTAAGGTAATTGCTAATGTGTGCCGCTATTAAGAAATTCAGTAAAATCTTGTTTTATAGCGACATCTGTCACATAATGGTGATGTtgactgaaaaaatattttgaagggtttcttttattatagttcttaaagagaaatcagaaatgGCCATAAACAGCAGGTtaaagttttacaaaaacaagttCAGATATACTGATTGGTGTATCTCTAGTTATTTTGATAACTAGATTGATATGACTAACATTTGCTCTGCTTTAAATTAGAGCAATTAGATCAAGCTATAGTTATTGTGTTATTTTCTTGTGTTAATGCTGTGAAAGTGGTCTGTGGGCATATCATACTGTCCAATCCCTGTTAGGTACTGAAAGAAAGTGGAACACAGAGCCTAAACAAACTGCATTAACATTCAAAAGGCTCTCTGCCGTGACGCGTTTGAACATATACAGCGACCATACCTGCAAGGTGACAAGAAACTGTATCTCTATGCGCTTCTGGCATGGAGACACAAAAAACCTTTAGGATCACTGGGGGAATATGAGTCAGAGCAGCTTCACACACCGCACCCATTAGAGACACAGGCTCACTTCTGTCCCACTGGAGCCTTTTAAGCCTGATTTGTGCGTAATAAACTTGTATTATCTGCAATAAGCTAAGCTGAGACTGGCTTCTTTGCTGATTTGGCTGTCCATTAGAGCCATCCAGCAAACCAATTTCAGGGCTGTCGACTATTTTGGCAGCGATTACTGATGAGGCAGATATTCTCCACGTGAATGAGGGTTACCTGCCTGTCTTAGGAACTGAAATTTTTCACTGGTTCTTCACTTGATTTATAATAGGTAGCTGCAGCAGTCTTATTGCAAGCAACATCTATATCCATTTACCAGTTTTAGAAGTGATTATTCCTTAGTTAAATAGTTAGGGAGGATGAGGATCACAGATCTGCCCTCATAACATTTCAGAGAGCATTTGATTTATGTGCAAACCAACTATAGAACAGCTTGCAATGTATAAAAACTTTTCAAGAAACGATGCAACAAAGagtacaaaaacacagcaagaaGTTATCATCAGACCATTTTCTTACCAAAGAGAACAAAGTTGCGTCTTCAGCTCCCGTCTGCCTACAGACAGACCCAAACTACTTCAGACAAATTCATGCAAATCCATTCCTACTGCAGTGCCAAGTGTTACAGACACTAGTGCTCGCTGCCTCTCAAACCTCCTTAAGAAGATGCAGGAACGATTTGGTCGACAGCTAGCCTGTTTCAGACACGAGGGAGCTGTATTTCCTCACCGGGGTTAGCATTGTTGTTTCTCTCCGGCTTTCCTCTCATGAATAAATAAGAGCCCTGACCATTCAGTGCGGTTTGTATATTTGCCCCACATCCTTCCTCTTCTTTTGGGATCCAGGCTGGGTGTAGGACCTAATTTCCCCTGACGAATTGCATCTTTGGACACAGCTGCGTTTTCCTCTGCAGCAGCCCTTTTACATAGGAACTGTGAAAACttctgaaagtaaaaaaaaaaaattgttttcaggaCCTTTTTTCTCCTCTCCCTGGCACCTTCaaatcttcaattcaattcaattcagtttatttatatagcgccaattcacaacacatgttgtctcaaggcacttcacaacagtcaggttcatacattccaattaatcctaaccattgaagaGTGCAGgcagatttagttatttattgaaattggacaaaaagtttttctgtctaaggaaacccagcagattgcatccagtcagtgatttgcagcattcactcctcctggatgagcatgtagagacagtggacagtcactggcgttgactttgcagcaatccctcatactgagcatgcatgtagcaacagtggagaggaaaaactccctattaacaggaagaaacctccaacagaaccaggctcagtgtgagcggccatctgccacgacccactgggggtttgagagaacagagcagagacacaaagagaacaaagaagcactgatccaggagtcctttctatgggaaggaaaagtaaatgttaatggatgtagctcctttagtcgtttcatctagaaagaaagaacagatcaactctgagccagttttcaaggttagagtctgaaagagagcacatataattagtcacagtaaaagctcagtcaattgccatgtctaggagagagaaagggttaaacactgaaagacagggccatgtggatcatcggtagagggtgagcattaagttgttgccagcagaagcttgaacgatgcccctctccagaaaggtgttacaggtagacacaaagtcaggccaggtgtagcttctaggaagagaaaagagagagaacataaagttaaaaactgaaataacagaaaataatgcaaaatttgagagtagtgtgagaatgtagcgaaaagggtgaaagtggtcattatttcctccagcagcctaagcctacagcagcataactacagagatagctcaggataacctaagccactctaactataagctttatcaaaaaggaaagttttaatcctagccttaaaagtagacagggtgtctgcctcacggactaaaactgggagctggttccacaggagaggagtctgataactaaaggatctgcctcccattctacttctagagactctaggaaccaccagtaaacctgcagtctcagaacaaagtgctctgttaggaacgcatggaacaatcagatctctgatgtatgatggagctagatcattaagggctttatatgtgaggaggaacattttaaattctattctggatttaacaaggagccaatgaagggaagctaaaataggagaaatatgatctctctttttaattttcatcagaactcttgctgcagcattttgaatcagctgaaggcttttaactgctctttgtggacatcctgatagtaacgaattacaatagtccagccttgaagtaacaaattcatggactagtttttcagcgtcattcctggacaggatatttctaattttggcaatgttccggagttgaaagaaggaaatcctagaaacctgtttaatatgggatttaaatgacatgtcctggtcaaaaataacaccaaggttcgttcgttcgtcgtcttccgcttatccaggaccgggtcgcgggggcagcagactcagcagagacgcccagacgtccctctttcCAGACACcttcctccagttcctccagggggagcccaaggcgttcccaggccagccgagagacatagtccctccagcgtgtcctgggctgtcccctgggcctcctcccgctgggacgtgcctggaacacctcccgaggaaggcgtccaggaggcatccggtatagatgcccgagccacctcaactggctcctctcgatgtggaggagcagcggctctactccgagcccctcccggatggccgagctcctcgccctatctctaagggagtgcccggccaccctacggaggaagctcatttcaaccgcttgtatccgtgatctcgttctttcggtcatgacccaaagttcatggccataggtgagggtaggaacgtagaccgaccagtaaattgagagctttgcttttcggctcagctctctcttcaccacaatggaccggcacagcgcccccattactgtggcagccgcaccgatccgtctgtcgatctcccgctccattcttccctcactcgtgaacaagaccccgagatacttaaactcctccacttgaggcaggaactcccctccaacctgaagaggacaagccacccttttccggtcgagtaccatggcctcggacttggaggagctgatcctcatcccagccgcttcacactcggctgcgaaccgccacagcgcatgctgtaggtcttggctagagggggccagcaggaccacgtcatccgcaaaaagaagagacgaaatccactggtccccaaaccagaccacctccggcccttggctgcgtctagaaatcctgtccataaaagttatgaacaggaccggtgacaaagggcagccctgccggagtccaacctgcactgggaacaggtccgacttagtgccggcaatgcggaccaaactcctgctccgctcgtacagggaccggatggcccctaataaagggcccccgattccatactcctggagcaccccccacagggcatcacgagggacacagtcgaatgccttctccaggtccacaaaacacatgtgaaccggttgggcaaactcccacgaaccctcgagcaccctgtagagggtatagagctggtccagtgttccacggctgggacgaaaaccacactgctcctcctgaagccgaggttcgactatcggtgggactctcctctccaataccctggcgtagggcttaccagggaggctgaggagtgtgatccccctgtagttggaacacaccctccggtcccccttcttataaagggggaccaccaccccagtctgccagtccagaggcactgtccccgaccgccacgcaatgttgaagaggcgtgtcaaccatgacagccctacaacatccagagacttgaggtactcagggcggatctcatccacccccgaagccttgccaccgcggagctttttaaccacctcggtgacttcagcctgggtgatgaaagagtccaaccccgagtccccagcctctgtttccaccacggaatgcgtgatggcaggattgaggagatcctcgaagtactccttccaccgcccgataatgtcctcagtcgaggtcagcagtctcccgcccccactgtaaacagtgttggcaaagcactgcttccccctcctgaggcgccggacggtttgccagaatcgcttcgaggccaaccggtagtccttctccatggcctcaccgaactcttcccaggcccgagtttttgcctctgccacagcccgggccgcagcaagcttggcctcacagtacccgtcagccgcctcaggagtcccacaagccaaccacagccgataggactccttcttcagcttaacagcatcccttactgccggtgtccacctccgggttctgggattgctgccacgacaggcaccgcagaccttacggccgcagctatgggcagcagcatcgacaatagatgcggagaacatggtccactcggactctatgtctccaacatcccccaggatctggtcgaagctctcccggaggtgggagttgaatacatccctggccgagggctccgccaggcgttcccagcagaccctcactatgcgcttgggcctgccaagtctgtccggctttctcctcctccagcggatccaactcaccaccaggtgatgatcagtggacagctcagcccctctcttcacccgagtgtccaaaacatgcggccgaaggtctgatgatacgacaacaaagtcgatcatcgacctcctgcctagggtgtcctggtgccaagtgcactgatggacacccttatgtttgaacatggtgt
This DNA window, taken from Girardinichthys multiradiatus isolate DD_20200921_A chromosome 1, DD_fGirMul_XY1, whole genome shotgun sequence, encodes the following:
- the pkig gene encoding cAMP-dependent protein kinase inhibitor gamma isoform X1, giving the protein MCNESAGHGQMMDVETSYSDFINCDRTGRRNAVPDIAGEGTVAASTSELTKDMAEMDLKAAEGDPGASPAPEAEGSTSQDAQGGGGPS
- the pkig gene encoding cAMP-dependent protein kinase inhibitor gamma isoform X2, producing the protein MMDVETSYSDFINCDRTGRRNAVPDIAGEGTVAASTSELTKDMAEMDLKAAEGDPGASPAPEAEGSTSQDAQGGGGPS